From the genome of Salmonella enterica subsp. houtenae serovar Houten:
GTGGTGGCAGTGGTCGGGAAAGGCGCTGCGGCGAAACTGGGTAGCGCGCTGAGTAAAATGATGGGCGAAACGATTAAGAAGCTGGTGCCTAACGTGCTGAAACAGTTGGCGCAAAACGGCAGCAAACTCTTTACCCAGGGGATGCAACGTATTACTAGCGGCTTGGGTAATGTGGGTAGCAAGATGGGTCTGCAAACGAATGCCTTAAGTAAAGAGTTGGTAGGTAATACCCTAAATAAAGTTGCGTTGGGCATAGAAGTTACTAATACCGCAGCCCAATCTGCTGGCGGCGTAGCTGAAGGCGTATTTATCAAAAACGCCAGCGAGGCGCTTGCCGATTTTACTCTCGCACGTTTTGCCATGGATCAAATTCAGCAGTGGCTTAAACAATCTGTAGAGATATTTGGTGAAAACCAGAAGGTGACAGCGGAATTACAAAAAGTCATGTACTCTGCGGTACAGCAAAATGCGGATGCTTCACGTTTTATTCTGCGCCAGAGTCGCGCATAAAACTCGCCAAAATAAAGGGAGAGAAATATGTTAATTAATAATGTAGGGATTAATCCTGCTGCTTATTTAAATAATCATTCTGTTGAGAGTACTCCACAGTCTGGTTCACCATCCGTCAGTGTTAAAGATATTCTGAGCAGCATTGGCATTACCGGTAGCAAAGTGAGTGAACTGGGACTGAGTCCTGCGCTGACTGCCCCTGCGCCTGGAGTATTAACGCAAACCACCGGAACGATAACATCCTTTTTAAAAACCAGCATTCAGAATGCCGATATTAATCAGGATCTGAATGCCCTGGCTAGTAATTTTAGCAATAAAGCGAACGACATGGTGCAAACCCATCTGCGGGAGCAGCAGGCTGAAGTCGGAAAATATTTTGATATTAGCGGTATGTCTTCCAACGCCGTTGCGCTGTTGGCTGCCGCGAATGTTTTAATGCTGACGTTGAACCAGGCAGAAACCAAACTGTCCGGCAAATTGTCGCTCGTCAGTTTTGACGCCGCAAAAACGACAGCAAGCTCCATGATGCGTGAAGGGATGAATGCGTTGTCTGGTAGTATTTCTCAGAGCGCGCTTCAGTTGGGGATCACTGGCGTGGGCGCGAAAATGGAATATAAAGGGCTGCAGAACGAGCGAGGCGCGCTTAAACATAATGCTGCGAAGATCGATAAACTGACCACTGAAAGCCACAGTATTAAAAATGTATTGAACGGGCAGAATAGCGTCAAACTCGGTGCAGAAGGCGTTGATTCTCTGAAGTCGCTAAATATGAAGAAAACTGGCACCGATGCGACGAAAAACCTTAATGACGTGACGCTTAAATCTAATACCGGAGCAAGCGCCACGGAAAGCCTGGGCATTAAAGACAGTAATAAACAAATTTCCCCTGAACATCAGGCCATTCTGTCGAAACGCCTTGAGTCTGTCGAATCCGATATTCGTCTTGAGCAGAATACCATGGATATGACTCGAATCGATGCGCGTAAGATGCAGATGACGGGCGATTTGATTATGAAGAACTCGGTCACTGTTGGCGGGATCGCAGGATCGTCCGGGCAGTACGCCGCTATCCAGGAACGTTCCGAACAGCAAATTAGCCAGGTGAATAACCGGGTTGCCAGCACCGCATCGGATGACGCGCGTGAGAGTTCACGTAAGTCGACCAGCCTGATTCAGGAAATGCTGAAAGCAATGGAAAGCATTAACCAGTCGAAAGCATCCGCATTCGCCACTATCGCGGGAAATATTCGCGCTTAATCTGATAGGTCATCTATACGCCATCAGGGGATTGATTGAATAACGCTCCTGATGGCGAACCGGGGATATTATGCTTAATATTCAAAATTATTCCGCTTCTCCTCGTGCGGGGGTTGTTGCCGAACGGCCCCAGACGACATCGGCGAGCGATCACATAGAGATTACCGCTACGCCGTCCACAACAGAACATCGTGGCGCGGATATTATCTCATTATCTCAGGCAGCCACTAAAGCCCAACAGGCACAGCAGACGTTACGATCAACGTTGCCAGTTTCCGAAGAGAATAATGACGAGCGCACTCTGGCGCGCCAGCAGTTGACCAGCAGTCTGAATGCTCTGGCAAAATCGGGTGTTTCATTATCTGCAGAACAAACTGAGGGGCTACGTAGCGCGTTTTCCGCACCTGCGCTGGCATTATTTAGCACAGCGCCTATGGCGCAGCCGAGGGCAACTATTTCTGATGCCGAGATTTGGGATATGGTTTCCCAAAATATCTCAGCGATTGGTGACAACTATCTGGGCGTTTATGAGAACGTGGTGGCAGTTTATACCGATTTTTATCAGGCATTCAGTGACATTCTTTCCAAAATGGGAGGCTGGTTGTCTCCTGGTAAGGATGGCAATACCGTTAAGCTAAACGTTGATGCGCTTAAAAGTGAAATACGTAGTCTGGTTAATAAATACAACCAAGTAACTAAAAATACGATCCTGTTTCCCTCGCAGACAGGCAGTGGAGTGACAACCACGACGAGAGCGGGAGCCGAGCAGTGGATTAAAGAGTTGAATTTACCAGACAGTTGTTTAAAGGCATCTGGTTCAGGTTATGTCGTACTGGTGGATACGGGGCCACTGAACAAAATGATTACCGATCTTAACGGAATAGGATCGGGTTCCGATCTTGAATTGGATAATGCGAAATACCAGGCCTGGCAGTCGGGTTTTAAAGCTCAGGAAGAAAATTTAAAAACAACATTACAGACGCTGACGCAGAAATATAGCAATGCCAATTCATTGTACGACAACCTGGTAAAAGTGCTGAGTAGTACGATAAGTAGCAGCCTGGAAACCGCTAAAAGCTTCCTACAGGGATAATAGAAAGAGGATATTGATAATGGTAGCAAGTGTAAAAATTCAGGCTCCCGTCGTAATGCCTGGTATGCAAAACGAAATCAGGACGCAGGCCACAGATCTTGCGGCGAATCTTTCCGCCGTCAGAGGAAATGCGGCAGCGACGCTATCCGGGGAAATTAAAGGTACTCAACTGGAAGATTTTCCCGCGCTGACCAAACAGGCGAATCTGGAAGAGTTGTTCAACTATGGGAAAGACGCCGGGGCGTTAAAAGACATTTTTACCAATTCAAATAATGTTGGCGCTAAGAAGGCGGTAATGGAGTTTGCGGGACTCTTTCATTCAGCGCTAGACGTCGGCAAAAACTCGTCTGCGGCGAAGGAGCTACTGAAGCAGGTGGGGGAAGAGTATACCGCGCAAATCATGAAAGATGGCCTGACTGATAAATCGGCTTTTGGGCCATGGACGCCAGGTACTAAGAAGGCGGAAGCGAAACTTGAAACTCTAAAAGATAAACTGTTAGATATCATCAAAGATAATACTGGTGGTGATTTAGGTAAATTATCGACCAATTTTGTTATGCATGAAGTGATGCCCTATATTGCTGACTGTATTGAACATAATTTTGGCGGTAAGTTAGATCCGTTAACCCGCAGCAATATTACACAGCTTGTTGACAAAGCGGCGGCGAAGGCGGTTGATGCACTTGATCAGTGTCACCAACAATTAATGCAAGAGCAGGGCACCAGCTTCGGAATGCAAGCACGGCACCTTGAACTGCAAGCGTTGATCCCCCTGTTGCTACGTAATGTTTTTGCGCAAATTCCGGCAGACAAACTACCCGAGTCTAAAATCCCGGAACCAGCGGCTGGACCGGTGCCTGATGGTGGGAAAAAAACAGAACCTGCAGGTATTAATATCAATATTAGTATTGATAGCAGCAAGCATAGTGTGGATAACAGTCAGCATATTAACAATAGCCGAAGCCATGTCGATAATAGCCAGCGCCATATCGATAATAGCAATCATAATAATAGCCAGAAGACTATTGATAATAGCCGAACACTTATTGATAACAGCCAACGCCGTTACGAGTCACACCATTCGAATACCAGCAGTAGCGTAACCCATAATCATTCTACGCATCAAACGGAGACGTCACACAGCGCCGGCAAGGGGATAGTTGACCAGGGCATTGCGGGTAAAATCGACGTCACGGCTCATGCGACGGCAGAGGTTGTCACCAACGCTTCAGCGGAAAGTAACGACGCAAAGGTGGTCACGTCTGAAAAGGGAACCACGGGTAAAACGGTTGCTTTTGATGAAGTCGATGGCGTAACCAGTAAGGTCATTATCGGCAAGCCAGTGCAGTCCACGGTACATGGCGTTGATGATAATAAAGAGCAAAGCCAGACGGCAATGGTTGTGGATGTTAAAACGCCTGCCAGCCAACTGGATGGTGTCGAGCGTGAAAAAATCGATACTTTGCAGTCAGAAACATCAGTAATTACACATAACCAATCGGGTACGATCGCTAATGATACTAGCCAGGCAGAGAACGCTGGCCAGTTTTCCGGCCTGAGGTTTAAACAAAATGGTTTCCTCTCAGTAATTCCGAGCGTTACGAATATGCATTCGATACATTTTAATGCCCGGGAACGGTTTCTGGAGGTTGTACGTAAAGCCCTGGAGCCGGATGGCGCCACACCGTTTCCTGTGCGCAGAGCATTTGATGGGTTACGTACGGAAATATTGCCCAATGACTCTATAAAGAGTGCAGCATTGAAAGCGCAATGTAGCGAGATCGATAAGCACCCAGAATTAAAAGCGAAAATAGATACGCTTAAAGAGGTCATTACCCATCATCCACAAAGAGCAAAACTAGCCGAGGTGGCGCGGCAATTTGCCAGAGAGGGAGGGTTGACAAAACTAAAAGGGGAAACTGACTATGTGTTAAGTAATGTGCTGGACGGCATTATCGGAAACCCCAACTGGCGTGATGGCCCGGCTTTCGAGTCATACCTGAATAAACCTGGCGTGGATCGGGTGATTACGACTATTGATGGTCTGCATCTGCAGAGTTAATTAGCTGGAAAAGACGCTATGAATATGGATATTGAAGCAAGAGTCAAAAAAGTAATTACCTCCTGTATTGCTGTTGATGTTGATAGTATCAATGGTCAGACCCATCTGGTTGATGATCTTTATGCTGACTCGCTGGATTTAATCGATATTGTATTTGGACTTAGTGAAGAATTTGACATTAGTTGTAATGAAAACGATCTTCCGGATATGACGACCGTTACGGATATATGCCGTGTTGTCGAAAACAGTTTACAGTCCAGGAGGGGAGTCTTTTTCGATAGCTCAACCACCATTGAACATGATTAATTGCTATGAAAATCATCACGCATGTAGTACCCGGTTCAGATATGGCTGGAACATATGATGATATCGCTGACAGTTCACAACTTGTTATTAAAGGCAAGCTACGTCATGTTGAAAACGATCCGAAAGAGTTGCTGATATGTGTCCCGACACGTAGTGAGTGGCTATTCTACTGGATTAAAGAAGATAAACATTGCGCCCGGCGACGGGCGCGAAAAAGTATCAAATATTATGTAAACAGAGTAAATTTGAAAAAACAATCTTATTAAATATATAATTGAAGAGGAGAATCATTTGCAAGCACACCAGAATATTATCGCTGATATTGGTGAAAAATTAGGTTTGCCACTCACTTTTGATGACAATAATCAGTGCTTATTACTTCTTGATTCCGATATTTTTATGTCTATTGAAGCTAAAGATGACATCTGGTTATTGAACGGTATGATTATACCTCTATCGCCTGTTTGTGGCGATTCTGTCTGGCGACAGATTATGGTGATTAACGGTGAATTGGCAACGAAAAATAAGGGTGTGTTAGCGTATATTGACACCGCAGAAGCATTATTGCTTATAGATGCAATTACCGATCTAACAAACACATACCATATTATATCGCAGCTTGAGTTATTTGTACATCAGCAGGAAGAACTGAAGAACAGGCTGCAAGAATACGCTAAACTATGAGGAGGGAAAATTGAATAATTTAACGTTGTCTTCATTTTCAAAAACTGGTTTGCCGAGTGATACCCGATTGTATATCGCTAAAGATAATTCTCGTGAGACATATGTTGCGCCAGAGAAATTTGCGTCAAAAGTATTAACCTGGCTTGGCAATATCCCGCTATTTAAAAATATTGCTGCGGTGCAAAAACACACAGAAAATACCAGAGTACAGGATCAAAAAATCTTACAAGTATTTCTCAAAGCATTAACTGAGAAATATGATGAAAAAACGATCAATGCAGTAACCGTGGTGGCCGGATTAAATGATACGATCAAGCCCTTGACTCCAGCCAGAATACAACAGATTAAGAAGATGGCGGAGAATGCCAAAGAAGGTTTTTCAAAAGACATTATGTCTAAACAACATGTGGGCCTCCCGAAACACTTTTCTTTAGTGGTTAAAGGCGGTGAGATAAAGGTGCCAGAACAAAATGTCGATGCAGATGCATTGAAGACGCAAATGTTACTTGACATCGCTGTAAACGGACTTAAGAGAACAATACCGCAACTGGAAAAAGTGGACGGGAAGAGTTTACGAGAAAATTTCCATGCGATGTCTTCGGGCAACGGAGCGCTGCGTTCATTGATGACGAATTTGTCGAATTTAAAATATATTCCAGAGGCTAAACAACTTAATGATGATGCTATTAAATTAAAAGAGATTCCAGTAGGAGTAGCTCTGTTCTCACAATGGGGGACCAACGGGGGAGAGGTCGCGAAATGGATTGATAAAGCCTCCGATCAAGAATTAACCCTGGCTGCAAAAAGTATTCAGACTATTCTTAAAGAAGTACAAAAAATTGCAACTGAACTTTCCAATATAAAAATTGGCGCACCAGTGTTACAGAGTTGAGCTGACTTGCACTGGATCTGGCGCGGTTCCTGAACAGCGCCATCCTGTTTAATCAGCAAACGGGTTAAAAAATAGCTTACTTTTGGATGTCATCTGAAAGTAAGCTATTGTTATAGAATTATTTGTTTAACGTGATAGAAAGCCTTTTGTTTTTCTCTTCTACTGGCATCTCTTTTAATTTTTTGTAATTCTCCCAAATTTTTTTAGCATAATGTTTTCTTATATCAGCTCTTTTTGGCGACGTCCCTGCATTATAAGCACCAACAGCTTCCCAGCTATATCCGTATATTTTCATCATATCTGATAAAATGGACGCGCCAACAATGACAGAAATGCAGGGATCATGTAATAACTGTTTTTCACTAATCCCCATTTTTTTCAGCCTTTTCATATGGGAGCTATTAATTTGCATCAGGCCAATATCGGTAGAACCATCTCGGTTATGACCAATGGCGTCTGGTTTCATCGCCGATTCCTGTTGAGCAATAGCATAAAGTAGTTCTGATTCAATATTGAACATTTTTTCAGCTTGAAGCCAGCAATCAGCCCATGCCGTATTTATACTAAGCAACCAGAGCACGATGATAAAAAAGTAATGCATATCTCCTCTCTCAGATTTTACCTTAATTTAACCAAGCGGGGATCCTGTTTCCATCTTTTGAACCAAATATTGTCTTCATTTTTAAATTTGCTCCACATTTTCTCGGCAATAACTTCGCCATGAGCAACCAGTACTAAAGGTAATAGCCCCGGATTATTATCAACATTCTGCTCACTTTCCAGAAATTCTCTTATCGCCGGTAAAGCACGCTCGCTATTCTGACAGTATTCAGCATAAAGAAGATTAACAGCAATAAGCCCTGTTACTTCGTGCGTGGATATTTCTTTAGCTAATTTTCGTGCCTGCTCATGTTTACCTTTAAGCGAAAGAAACATAGTCTGCATACTTAATAATATTGGATTATCTTGCAGATACTGTGAGCGTAATTCATCTCCTAAACGTATAGCATCATCAATGCCAGCATGATAATAGGTAATCCAAAGTTTAGTGATCCCTGCTGCTGCGCGAGTTGGTTCCAATTTTAAACACTCATTAATTGTTTGTAAGGCCTCCTCCAGTTGGCCAGCCATGAAGAGATTCCAGCCATAATAATATTTAATATCCGCAGAAACGGGCGAAAGTAAATTAGCTTGTTTGAATAGCAAACTCCCGACGATGTATTCTGAATGAATAGTATTAATTAATCCCAGAAATCCTAAAGCTTGCGGGTTATTATGATCCAGTTCTGTTGCCTTAATCGCATGCTCTTTGGCTTTGATCATGGCGTTTTGTTTGTCAAAAATCCCCATTTGCGCCATGCTAAGATAGCATTCTGCCAGCGCACAGTAAGGCGCAATGCTGTTTGGAGACATATTAACGCATTGAGTCAGCAATTTAAGCGCTTGCTGTAAGCTATAGGGGGTATATTGATTTAACTCATGCTTACCGCGCAAATAGACCATGGTACTGTCAATCGAATTTAGTTCGCTAACCTGCTTTGTATCCCAGCGAAGCTCGGGGATACATCTGAGCAAAAGATTCGCAATCTTGTTTTGTAAGAGAGAAGCGGGTTGGTTTTCCACCAACTTAATACTTTCCTGGTGCAGCAGGTTGTAACCTTTAACCCGAACGATCTCGATCTGCACAATATTGTCGTTGCCATCGGGGATCATCTGCCCGGAGATATAATAATCGGGGCGCAGTTGATCCATAAGCTCCAGAATGTCCTTAACACTGCGGCAGTTCTTGGTAATGGTCACCGGCAGGACGCTCAGGCCAAAGGGCGCGTATTGAGATAATCCCTTTACGATAGAATAATGCAGGCTCTCGGATTGAATCTGATCCTGCATCTGAAAAGGAAGAATCGCCAATGTATGAGTGGTAGGCTGTGGCGCTGGCGGAGACACCACCACGACCGGACGATTAAACCGATAGCCCTGTCCATACAATGTTTCAATGTAACGATGTTCTTTATCTTCCGACAGGATACGTCGTAAGGCATAAATACAGCGGGTAAGAGATTCTTCGTTAACCTCCGCGTCGCCCCATACCTGGTCCAGTAAAGTGTTTTTACTAACAATCTCGCCAGCGGCTTCGAGCAGGATGACCAGAACGGCATATTCCTTTGGCGGAATATTCACTTTCTTATCTGCTCGTAGCAGGGAACCATCCATGTTGAGTATGAAATCATCAAAGACGAATTTTTTATTAGATACTGGAACGGGATTAAAATGTGGCATGATATTTATATATTCTCTTACAGGGTGAAAAGTTATAATAGTTAATACAAGCCGTTAGAACAGAATCTGCTGTGTCAGTAATTCTGCTGTTGTTAGTAACGGTCAGTTTGAGCTTTTATTATGAGCTTGATGTCGTATTCCATGGGCTCATATATATATATTCTCTACGTTGACATTTTATAATTTAGATTATGTCTGCGATTTCAAAAAAATGACGTGTTGGTAATAATAATTTTTATCACTAACTGTGACGATTAAACGGATGCTACCGTATGTCTTGTTGCAGAGAAAATCAGCGCCGGGCATCTAAATATTTACATATTTAACTCGACCTCACTGTAATAGGGGGTGGTTTTGTAGCTATCTTACTGCATTTTTTTTGGGTGTAAATGCTGCTTATTATATCTTCATGTCTAATGGTCTGATAATTACACCATCAGAACCAATTCTACAGTGGATTCTCGCTAAATGGCCATTCATTGAAAGTTTAAAGATATAATTTGGCTTAGGCGTAAAAATATAAATGACAGATTGTTTCTGGTATTGCGCTTATTTTTATGTTTTTTTGAAGAATAATTATATCTCTTTTTCTTTACTTCCCATGGGTATTGCGTCAAAAGGGCAGTAAATTTGTGAGCAGTATCGTCCTCAAGCTAGCCTCAGGTAAGGTATGGATATTACGATGCAGGACAGATAAGAAGGCGTTAACGATGCTATCAAGCAAGCGTGATTGTTTGGGTTTATACCATCGAGGCTGATGGTTGCTATAGGAACGAATGGTATAAAAACATGAATAAAATGCCGGCTTTAGACCACAGGGTTAAAGCCGGAAGGAGATAGTTTCATCTGGACAGATTCTCACGCTGTGAATAAGGTAATATTGGTTTACCAGTCATCATGACGATGACGAGTTCACAAAAATTGCGTTGTATAATCAGCCTTGCTTTAAATTTCCAGAGATAACAGTGCAGGCTGTCTTCCGGACAGAACAATGATATTGAATAACCTCCAGTCCTATTATGGCGTTTTATGAAGTGTTCAGAATTTTAAATTATTAAGATTTTAATAAAAATATTTTCTTGAGTGATACAACCAAAAATGTTAGTGATTCGCCATTTTAATGAATGTTGATGGTGTAGTTTTAAAATATTTTTTGAAACATTGAATGAAGTAGGACGTGCTGTCATAACCACATTTTAATGCTACAGAATTGACATTATGGTTGCCTATGCGTAAAAGCTTTGCTGCCTGATTCATTCTTGCAGATAAGTAGATGTCACTAAAGCTGGTACCTTCTTCTGCAAGTTTACGTTTGAGTGTTGATGTACTCATAAATATATGCTCGGCAATATCCGGAAGTTTCCACTGCCTACCTGGTGAGGAAGATATAATATTGTACACACGCTCCTTTAACGTTATCTGAGCCGAACTAAGGATGATCTCATAACTTTCCGGGAGTCGGAGGAAAGCGGTAAGCAGGAACAGCAGAAAATAAGGAATTAGTTCTTCATTTTCAATACAACTTCGGTTGTTACAGTTACTGCAACCTTTGCTTGTATCCTTAGTACAGGAGAATGCTGTTTTCAGATGTTCAAATACCTCTCTTCTGGCAGGAAAGTCAGACGTATAGAAGATTTTCTGCGCTTTCTCTGTGGGTATTGCCCTTTTGATTTGCTGCTCATTCGGGATAAGCGCATAGAGGTCGCCAAGTCGTTGCGTCGGTATCTCGAGTATATCGAAATCCATGTGGCCATTGACCTCTTCAAGCGTCACGCTAACGACTTGCTCCTTTTTGAGCACCAACATCCCAGGCTCTTCACAGTAAATCGTATCGTGATTATTACTAATCGTCAGTTTTCCGCTACGAAAGCAAACTAAAGTGAAACTGCTTACATAAAGATTTTTTATGGTGATCTGCTGAGTCTGGCTTTTAATTTGCTGCCTGGTATTCGTCAAAAGTGATTTTAATTTCTGTAAGTTATCTGCGGCAGGACGCTGATGACTATTACTTACAAAGGTTACATTTTCCATATTATCCCTTTGTTGATGTTATTTTAATGTTCCTAACTTGTATCCTACTGAAAAAATCTGAGTTGTAAATGCCCTTTATTAGCAGGTGTTGGTAATGGTCTGATTGTTACACCAAAAGAACTCAAATTTGGGTAATTTATCTACAGTGGTTTAAGCCACAACGTGGACGATGGTTCTTTTAATATGTGTTGAGACGCATTATACAGAATAAATTGATTTTATTTCTCACTTTTCATTCTATTTCCATCAGGAATCTCTGTGTCCTGCGCTGTACTCTGCTGCTATCGAGAACGACAGACATCACTAACAGTATATATGGAAACATCAAAAGAGAAGACGATAACAAGCCCTGGGCCATACATAGTTCGATTACTTAACAGCTCACTGAACGGCTGTGAGTTTCCATTGCTGACTGGCCGAACACTGTTTGTAGTAGGTCAGAGTGATGCGCTCACTGCTTCAGGCCAGCTCCCTGATATACCTGCTGATAGCTTTTTTATCCCGCTGGACCATGGCGGAGTAAATTTTGAAATCCAGGTGGATACCGATGCGGACGAAATTATACTCCATGAGCTAAAAGAAGGAAATTCTGAATCTCGTCCTGTGCTATTAAATACGCCAATACAGGTCGGTGAGTTGCGTATCCTGATTCGTCCGGAAAGCGAGCCATGGGTGCCCGAGCAGCCTGAGACGTTAGAAACGTCTGAAAAAAAGAGCGAGCTGCGTTTTAAAAACGGAATTGTAGCCGCACTGGCTGGTTTCTTCATATTGGGGATTGGGACAGTAGGGACGTTATGGATACTTAACTCGCCGCAGCGGCAAGCCGCAGAACTCGATTCGTTGTTGGGCCAGGAGAAGGAACGCTTTCAGGTGTTGCCAGGAAGCGACAAAATGCTCTATGTCGCTGCGCAAAATGAAAGGGATACGCTATGGGCGCGTCAGGTCTTAGCCAGAGGCGATTATGATAAAAATGCGCGAGTAATTAACGAAAACGAAGAGAATAAGCGTATCTCTACCTGGCTGGATACTTATTATCCACAGCTGGCTTATTATCGTCTTCATTTCGATGAACCGCGTAAACCGGTTTTTTGGTTAAGCCGCCAGCGAAACAATATGAGCAAAAAAGAGATCGAGGTTTTAAGTCAAAAGCTGAGAACACTAATGCCATACGCGGATTCGGTTAACATCACGTTGATGGACGATGTTACCGCAGCAGGCCAGGCGGAAGCGGGGCTAAAGCAACAGGCGCTACCTTATTCCCGCAGGAATCATAAAGGCGGCGTAACGTTTGTTATTCAGGGAGCGCTCGATGATGTAGAAATACTCAGAGCTCGTCAATTTGTCGATAGTTATTACCGGACATGGGGAGGACGCTATGTGCAATTTGCTATCGAATTAAAAGATGACTGGCTTAAAGGGCGCTCATTTCAGTACGGGGCGGAAGGTTATATCAAAATGAGCCCAGGCCATTGGTATTTCCCAAGCCCACTTTAACTTAACGCAAATAAGGAATAAGTATGGCTAATTGGTCAGGTTATCTGGATGAAGTCTCTGCGAAATTTGATACAGGCGTTGATGATTTGCAAAAACAGGTGACAGAATCGCTGGATAAATTAGCAGCAAAACCCTCTGATCCGGCGTTACTGGCGGCGTATCAGAGCAAACTCTCGGAATATAACTTGTACCGTAACGCGCAATCGAACACGGTAAAAGTCTTTAAGGATATTGATGCTGCCATTATTCAGAACTTCCGTTAATTAGTTATAAGGTGGATTATGTCGATTGCAACTATTGTTCCTGCGAATGCCGTTATAGGGCAGGCGGTCAATATCAGACCGATGGAAACAGATATTGTCTCGTTGGACGACCGGCTACTACAGGCTTTTTCTGGTTCGGCGATTGCCACGGCTGTGGATAAACAGACGATTGCTAACAGGATTGAGGACCCTAATTTGGTGACGGACCCTAAAGAGTTGGCCATTTCGCAAGAGATGATTTCAGATTATAACCTGTATGTTTCTATGGTCAGTACCCTTACTCGTAAAGGAGTCGGGGCAGTTGAAACGCTATTACGCTCATGATTCGTCGATATCTATATACCTTTTTGCTGGTAATGACCCTTGCCGGC
Proteins encoded in this window:
- the sipC gene encoding pathogenicity island 1 effector protein, which translates into the protein MLINNVGINPAAYLNNHSVESTPQSGSPSVSVKDILSSIGITGSKVSELGLSPALTAPAPGVLTQTTGTITSFLKTSIQNADINQDLNALASNFSNKANDMVQTHLREQQAEVGKYFDISGMSSNAVALLAAANVLMLTLNQAETKLSGKLSLVSFDAAKTTASSMMREGMNALSGSISQSALQLGITGVGAKMEYKGLQNERGALKHNAAKIDKLTTESHSIKNVLNGQNSVKLGAEGVDSLKSLNMKKTGTDATKNLNDVTLKSNTGASATESLGIKDSNKQISPEHQAILSKRLESVESDIRLEQNTMDMTRIDARKMQMTGDLIMKNSVTVGGIAGSSGQYAAIQERSEQQISQVNNRVASTASDDARESSRKSTSLIQEMLKAMESINQSKASAFATIAGNIRA
- the sipD gene encoding pathogenicity island 1 effector protein; its protein translation is MLNIQNYSASPRAGVVAERPQTTSASDHIEITATPSTTEHRGADIISLSQAATKAQQAQQTLRSTLPVSEENNDERTLARQQLTSSLNALAKSGVSLSAEQTEGLRSAFSAPALALFSTAPMAQPRATISDAEIWDMVSQNISAIGDNYLGVYENVVAVYTDFYQAFSDILSKMGGWLSPGKDGNTVKLNVDALKSEIRSLVNKYNQVTKNTILFPSQTGSGVTTTTRAGAEQWIKELNLPDSCLKASGSGYVVLVDTGPLNKMITDLNGIGSGSDLELDNAKYQAWQSGFKAQEENLKTTLQTLTQKYSNANSLYDNLVKVLSSTISSSLETAKSFLQG
- the sipA gene encoding pathogenicity island 1 effector protein SipA, translated to MVASVKIQAPVVMPGMQNEIRTQATDLAANLSAVRGNAAATLSGEIKGTQLEDFPALTKQANLEELFNYGKDAGALKDIFTNSNNVGAKKAVMEFAGLFHSALDVGKNSSAAKELLKQVGEEYTAQIMKDGLTDKSAFGPWTPGTKKAEAKLETLKDKLLDIIKDNTGGDLGKLSTNFVMHEVMPYIADCIEHNFGGKLDPLTRSNITQLVDKAAAKAVDALDQCHQQLMQEQGTSFGMQARHLELQALIPLLLRNVFAQIPADKLPESKIPEPAAGPVPDGGKKTEPAGININISIDSSKHSVDNSQHINNSRSHVDNSQRHIDNSNHNNSQKTIDNSRTLIDNSQRRYESHHSNTSSSVTHNHSTHQTETSHSAGKGIVDQGIAGKIDVTAHATAEVVTNASAESNDAKVVTSEKGTTGKTVAFDEVDGVTSKVIIGKPVQSTVHGVDDNKEQSQTAMVVDVKTPASQLDGVEREKIDTLQSETSVITHNQSGTIANDTSQAENAGQFSGLRFKQNGFLSVIPSVTNMHSIHFNARERFLEVVRKALEPDGATPFPVRRAFDGLRTEILPNDSIKSAALKAQCSEIDKHPELKAKIDTLKEVITHHPQRAKLAEVARQFAREGGLTKLKGETDYVLSNVLDGIIGNPNWRDGPAFESYLNKPGVDRVITTIDGLHLQS
- the sipF gene encoding acyl carrier protein; the protein is MNMDIEARVKKVITSCIAVDVDSINGQTHLVDDLYADSLDLIDIVFGLSEEFDISCNENDLPDMTTVTDICRVVENSLQSRRGVFFDSSTTIEHD
- the STY3003 gene encoding doubtful CDS found within S. typhi pathogenicity island → MKIITHVVPGSDMAGTYDDIADSSQLVIKGKLRHVENDPKELLICVPTRSEWLFYWIKEDKHCARRRARKSIKYYVNRVNLKKQSY
- the sicP gene encoding chaperone protein SicP, which codes for MQAHQNIIADIGEKLGLPLTFDDNNQCLLLLDSDIFMSIEAKDDIWLLNGMIIPLSPVCGDSVWRQIMVINGELATKNKGVLAYIDTAEALLLIDAITDLTNTYHIISQLELFVHQQEELKNRLQEYAKL
- the sptP gene encoding pathogenicity island 1 effector protein StpP, giving the protein MNNLTLSSFSKTGLPSDTRLYIAKDNSRETYVAPEKFASKVLTWLGNIPLFKNIAAVQKHTENTRVQDQKILQVFLKALTEKYDEKTINAVTVVAGLNDTIKPLTPARIQQIKKMAENAKEGFSKDIMSKQHVGLPKHFSLVVKGGEIKVPEQNVDADALKTQMLLDIAVNGLKRTIPQLEKVDGKSLRENFHAMSSGNGALRSLMTNLSNLKYIPEAKQLNDDAIKLKEIPVGVALFSQWGTNGGEVAKWIDKASDQELTLAAKSIQTILKEVQKIATELSNIKIGAPVLQS
- a CDS encoding Invasion protein IagB precursor → MHYFFIIVLWLLSINTAWADCWLQAEKMFNIESELLYAIAQQESAMKPDAIGHNRDGSTDIGLMQINSSHMKRLKKMGISEKQLLHDPCISVIVGASILSDMMKIYGYSWEAVGAYNAGTSPKRADIRKHYAKKIWENYKKLKEMPVEEKNKRLSITLNK